Below is a genomic region from Microbacterium sp. KUDC0406.
CCGTGGGGGTGCTCGTGGTGTTCCAGGCGAACCTCACCAATCTCATCCAGCTGTACATCATCGGCGTGTTCGTGTCGTTCTCGCTGGGACAGATCGGCATGGTGAAGCACTGGCGGCGCCTGGCCCGCGACGCCAGGACCGACGGCGTTCCCGTACCGCACGACGTGTACACGGGCATGACGGTGAACCTGGTCGGCGCGATCATGACCGTCTCGGTGCTCGTGATCGTGACCATCACGAAGTTCACGCACGGGGCGTGGCTGGTGTTCCTGGCGATCCCCGTGCTGGCTCTGCTGATGGTCGGCGTGAAGCGGTACTACCGCGACGTCGAGCACGAGATCGCGATCGACGACACCACGCACTTCGGGTCGGCGGGCGACGTCGCGATCGTGCTGGTGAACAGGCTGCAGAAGCCGGTGATCAAGGCCGTCGACTACGCGCTGGCCGCCCGGCACGACAAGACCGTCGCCCTGCATGTGGCGACCGATCCGCACGACGGCGAGCAGCTGCAGCAGGAGTGGGCGGAGCACCGCATCCCGGTGCCGCTCGTGATCGTGGACAGCCCCTACCGTACGTACGCGCAGCCGGTCGAGGCCTATATCCGGAAGTACCGCGACGAGCACGGACCGTCGGTGATCACCGTGTATCTGCCGCAGTACATCGTGGGGCACTGGTGGGAGAGCGTGCTGCACAACCGCCGCGCCCGCCGCATGGCGAACCAGCTCATGCTCGTGCACGGCGTCACCATCACGCTGGTGCCGTGGCTGCTCGATTCGTCCGAGCTGATCTACGGCCGCCGCTCGCGCCCCGTCCCCGGACAGGAGCGCGCCGGCCGCCCCGTCACGCAGGCCACCGGCCGCCGCGCGCATCGGGATGTCGGACCGCCGGACGACGGCACGCACGACTGAGCGGGGTCCACCGTCGAGCCGGGATCTTGTCAGTGGCCGTCGCGGGCCCGAGCGACGCGGATGCCGCGCTGGGAGGTCGGGAAGCGGTCGAGCATGGCGCGCAGCTCGACGGCGTCGACGTCGGCGCCGAACGCCTCGGCACCCGGCTCGAGCATGATCCCCGCGCTGAGCGGCCCGGCGACGACGGGGTCGAAGCCGAGGGCGTCGACGAGCTGCGCGACGGTCTCCAGGTCTGCGGGGTCGTCTCCGGCGATCGCGATGGCCTTGCGATCCGGGGATCCGGCCGGGCGGCTGTCGTCCTCGAGGTCGTGATATCCCATGTGACTCAGGGCCTTCACCACCCGGGCATCCGGCAGGTGCGCCTGCACGATCTCGCTGGTCGTGGTGCGCAGGTCATCGAACTCGGGACGGATGCCGTCCGATCCCCACCAGTAGTTCATCGCGTCGATGACGAGCTTCCCGCGCAGAGCATCCGCCGGGATCGTGCGGTGCTTGCCCAGCGGAAGCGCGAGGATGACGGCATCCGCCTGCTCGGCGATCTCGCGCGCGGTGAGCGCCACCGCTCCGACGCCCTGTGCGGACGAGCGGATCAGCGCCGGATCGCCGGAGCCGGCCAGGAGCACGGTCATGCCGGCATCCGCCGCGAGCCGCGCGAGCACGAGTCCCACCCGCCCGGCACCGAGGATTCCGAGCGTGCCGATCATGACTCGATCGTATTGCCGCCGCCGGATGTCGGGAGTAGACCTGGAAGCCCCAGTGAGAACGGAGCAACGCCATGACCTACCGCATCGGATACCTCATCGGAAGCCTCGCGAGCGACTCGATCAACCGGGTGCTGTCGAAGGCGCTGGTCCGGCTGGCCCCGGAAGACCTCGAGATGTTCGAGATCCCGATCCGCGACCTGCCGCTGTACAACCGCGACGAGGAGCACGACCCGGGCCCTGCGGTGACCGCGTTCAAGCAGGCGATCGAGGGTGCGGACGGACTGCTGTTCATCTCGCCCGAGTACAACCGCTCGATCCCCGGCGCCCTGAAGAACGCGATCGACATCGGATCCCGCCCGTGGGGGCACAACTCGTTCGCGCGCAAGCCCACCGGCATCATCGGGGCCTCCACCGGGGCGATCGGCACGGCGGTGATGCAATCGTCGATGCGCGGCGTGCTGAGCTTCCTGGATGCGCCTCAGCTGAACTCGCCTGAGGCGTACATCACGTTCAAGCCCGAGATCTACGGCGATGACGGCTCTGTGTCGGACGAGAGCACGGCGCAGTTCCTGCGGCACTACATGGAGGAGTACTCGGCGCTCGTCGCGCGCGTGCTCTCCAGCGCGCTCCCCGGGCACATGGGCGACTCCGACCCGGACGTCATGCACTGAGGATGGTCGCGATGACCGGCGAGGAGCGCCCTGGCGCACGGCAGTGGGTTCCCGAGCGGGGCGGGATCAGGGCGCTGCGAGCGGCCGCGCCGGACTGCCGCGGCTGCGAACTCTGGCAGGACGCGACCCAGGTGGTGTTCTCCGAGGGACCGGCCAGGGCCAGGATGATGCTCGTCGGCGAACAGCCCGGCGACCGGGAGGACCTCGAGGGCGAGCCGTTCGTCGGCCCCGCCGGACACCGGCTCGACGACGCGATCGCCGAGGCGGGGCTGGACCGGAACGGTCTGTACCTGACGAACGCCGTGAAGCACTTCCGCTTCGAGCGCAGCGGCCGCCGACGCATCCACGAGAAGCCCGCCGTCGGGCACATCGACGCCTGCCGACCGTGGCTGGCGGCGGAGATCGCCGTCGTTCGGCCGGACGTCGTCGTCGCGATGGGCACGACCGCCGCCCGATCCGTGCTCGGCAGGAATGTGCGCATCGGAGCGGTGCGCGGCACCGTGCTCGAGTCCGCCGACTCCTCGGCGACCCCGGTCATCGTGACGGTGCATCCGTCCAGCCTGCTGCGGATGCCCGAGAAGGCGGAGCGTGAGGCCGCCTTCCGGGCGTTCGTCGCTGACCTGCAGCGCGCGGCCGAGATCGTCGGAGGGGACGTGCATGATCCGGACTAGCCTGGGCGGATGAGCGACCCCTGGCCGATCCGCACTGCGCGCCTCGAGATCCGGCGCTGCACGCCCGAAGACCTCGACGCCGTCTGGGAGTACCGCCGCCTGCCCGAGGTGAACCGCTGGCTGGGCCGGGCTCCTCAGAGCAGCGAGGCGTTCCACGAGCTCCACGCCGACCCGGCCCGGCTCGCGATGACGTTCGTGATCGACCTCCTCCACGGTGGGGAGCAGGAGGAGCCCGTGCTGATCGGCGACATCATGGTGCGTATCGAAGACGGCTGGGCCCAGGCGGAGGTCGCCGACGACGCGCGCGCGGTGCAGGCCGAACTGGGCTGGGTGCTGCATCCGGAGCACGGCGGTCAGGGCTACGCGACCGAGGCGATCCGCGCCGTGATCGGCACCTGTTTCCGCGACCTCGGCCTGCGTCGGGTGCACGCTGGATGCTTCGCCGCCAACGAGCCTTCCTGGCGGCTGATGGAGCGGCTCGGGATGCGCCGCGAGGAGTCCAGTCGCCGGACCGCGCTGCATCGCTCCGGCGAATGGATGGACGGCCTGGACTACGCCCTGCTCGCCGAGGAGTGGCCGACGCCCACCGCTCGTTGAGCGAGCGAGGAACGAGCGAGACGAAACGCCCTCAGGTCGACCGCAGGCGTTTCGACTCGCTTCGCTCGCTCAACGACCGAGGCGGTCAGGACGCAGGTCGAGGCGGCGCAGGGTCTGGGCGTTGAGCGCCACGACGACCGTCGACAGGCTCATCAGCACCGCACCGACCGACATCGGCATGACGAATCCGATCGGTGCGAGCACGCCGGCCGCGAGCGGAACCGAGATGAGGTTGTATCCGGCCGCCCACCACAGGTTCTGCGTCATCTTGCGGTAGCCGGCCCGCGACAGCTCGATCACGGAGAGCACCGAACGCGGGTCGTCGGAGGCGAGGATGACACCGGCCGAGGCGATCGCGACGTCCGTTCCGGCGCCGATCGCGATGCCGACATCCGCCTGCGCGAGCGCGGGAGCGTCGTTCACCCCGTCGCCGACCATCGCGACCTTCTTGCCCTCGCGCTGCAGCTCGGCGACCTTCGCGGACTTGTCCTCGGGGCGGACGCCGGCGAACACGCGCTCGATGCCGAGTTCGGCTGCCACGGCGTGCGCGACCGCCTCGGCATCGCCGGTGATCATCACCACCTCGACGTCTTTCGCGCGCAGCGCCTCGACCGCCTCGCGCGACTCGGAGCGGATCTCGTCGGCCAGCTTCAGCCCGCCGATCACTTCGCCGTCGCGCACGACGTGCAGGATGATCGCGCCGTCGGAGCGCCAGTCCGTGGCATCCGGCACCTCGGCGGCGCCGACCTCGTCGAGCAGCCGCGGACCGCCGACGCGCACCTCGTGGCCCTCGACCGTCGCGGTCACGCCGACGGCCGGCGAGGAGGCGAAACCGGTGGCCTTCGCGATCGTGAGGTCGGATGCCGCGCGCACGATCGCCTTCGCGAGCGGGTGCTCGCTGTCGGCCTCGGCGGATGCCGCGAGCGCCAGCACCTGGTCTGCGGTCCACTCCGCGACCGGCGCGATGCCGGTGACGGTGGGCTCGCCCTTGGTGAGCGTTCCGGTCTTGTCGAACAGCACCGCGTCGATGTCGCGCATGCTCTCCAGCGCCAGGCGGTCCTTGACGAGCACGCCGGCTCGGGCGGCACGTTCGGTCGCGATCGAGACGACCAGCGGGATGGCCAGGCCGAGCGCGTGCGGGCAGGCGATCACGAGCACGGTGATGGTGCGGATGACGGCCTCATCCGGCAGCCCGATGGCAGACCACACGATCGCGGTGATCGCCGGCGGCGCCCAGCGCGAACCAGAACAGCCAGGCGGCGGCGCGGTCAGCCAGGCGCTGGGCGCGGGAGCTGGACGCCTGCGCATCGGCGACCAGCTTGCGGATGCCGGCGAGCGCAGTGTCGTCGCCGATGGCAGTGACCTCGACGCGCAGCCCCGAATCGGTGGCGACGGTGCCGGCGGTCACCGGGTCGCCGGTGCCGCCGGAGACGGTGCGGGACTCACCGGTGAGCATGGACTCGTCCATGTCGGCGCGGCCGTCGACGATGCGGCCGTCGGCGGGAACGCTGCCGCCGGGGCGGACGATGACTACGTCGCCGACGCGCAGGTCGGTCGGGGAGACCACGGTGCCGTCCACCAGCTCGGCCTCATCCGGCAGCAGCGCGGCCAGGGAGTCCAGCGCTGAACTGGTCTGCGCGAGAGAGCGCATCTCGATCCAGTGGCCGAGCAGCATGATGACGATCAGCAGCGCGAGCTCCCACCAGAACTCGAGTTCGTGGTGCAGCAGGCCGAGGCTCGCGCCCCAGGAGGCCAGGAAGGCGACGGTGATCGCGAGGGCGATCAGCAGCATCATCCCGGGCTTGCGGGATCTGAGCTCGGAGACGGCACCGGTCAGGAACGGGCGGCCACCCCAGACGTACATGACCGTGCCGAGCACCGGGGCGATCCACCCTGCCCACCCCGGGACCTCGTAGCCGAGGATCATCGCGAACATCGGCGACAGTGCGACGACCGGGACGGCGATGATCAGGTTGATCCAGAACAGCCGCCGGAACTGCCCGACGTGGTCGCCGTGGCCGGCGTGGCCCTCATGCGCATGCTGAGACCGTTTCGTATCGCTCGTTCCTCGCTCGCTCAACGACCCGGTGGCGTGCGCATGCTGAGACCGTTTCGTCTCGCTCGTTCCTCGCTCGCTCAACGACCCGGTGGCGTGCGCATGCTGAGACCGTTTCGTCTCGCTCGTTCCTCGCTCGCTCAACGACCCCGTGGCGTGCCCCTCGTGCTTGTCCATGTCCATCCCATCCCACTCAGCGGAACCGGCGCAGCCGCAGGCTGTTCCCCACCACGAAGACGCTCGAGAACGCCATCGCGGCGCCCGCGATCATCGGGTTCAGCAGGCCGAGCGCCGCGAGCGGGATCGCCGCCGTGTTGTACGCGAAGGCCCAGAACAGGTTGCCCTTGATCGTGCCGAGCGTGCGTCGAGACAGCCGGATCGCGTCGGCAGCGGCGCGCAGGTCGCCCCGCATGAGGGTGATGTCGGATGCCTCGATCGCGACATCCGTGCCGGTGCCCATCGCCATGCCGAGATCGGCCTGCGCGAGCGCCGGTGCGTCGTTCACGCCGTCGCCGACCATCGCGACGATCTTCTCCTCGCCCTGCAGCCGGGCGACGACCGAGAGCTTCTCGGCCGGCAGCACCTCGGCGACGACCTCGTCGATGCCGACCTGCGTGGCGATGTGCCGGGCGGCCGCCTCGTTGTCGCCGGTGAGCAGGATCGGCGTGAGTCCGAGCTTCACGAAAGAGGCCACGGCTTCGGCCGAGGTCTGCTTGACCCGATCCGACACGACGATCACGCCGCGCGCCTCGCCGTCCCAGGCCACGAGCACCGCGGTCTGACCGGACGCCTCGGCCT
It encodes:
- a CDS encoding GNAT family N-acetyltransferase — its product is MSDPWPIRTARLEIRRCTPEDLDAVWEYRRLPEVNRWLGRAPQSSEAFHELHADPARLAMTFVIDLLHGGEQEEPVLIGDIMVRIEDGWAQAEVADDARAVQAELGWVLHPEHGGQGYATEAIRAVIGTCFRDLGLRRVHAGCFAANEPSWRLMERLGMRREESSRRTALHRSGEWMDGLDYALLAEEWPTPTAR
- a CDS encoding UdgX family uracil-DNA binding protein (This protein belongs to the uracil DNA glycosylase superfamily, members of which act in excision repair of DNA. However, it belongs more specifically to UdgX branch, whose founding member was found to bind uracil in DNA (where it does not belong), without cleaving it, appears to promote DNA repair by a pathway involving RecA, rather than base excision.), coding for MTGEERPGARQWVPERGGIRALRAAAPDCRGCELWQDATQVVFSEGPARARMMLVGEQPGDREDLEGEPFVGPAGHRLDDAIAEAGLDRNGLYLTNAVKHFRFERSGRRRIHEKPAVGHIDACRPWLAAEIAVVRPDVVVAMGTTAARSVLGRNVRIGAVRGTVLESADSSATPVIVTVHPSSLLRMPEKAEREAAFRAFVADLQRAAEIVGGDVHDPD
- a CDS encoding NADPH-dependent FMN reductase, which codes for MTYRIGYLIGSLASDSINRVLSKALVRLAPEDLEMFEIPIRDLPLYNRDEEHDPGPAVTAFKQAIEGADGLLFISPEYNRSIPGALKNAIDIGSRPWGHNSFARKPTGIIGASTGAIGTAVMQSSMRGVLSFLDAPQLNSPEAYITFKPEIYGDDGSVSDESTAQFLRHYMEEYSALVARVLSSALPGHMGDSDPDVMH
- a CDS encoding NADPH-dependent F420 reductase yields the protein MIGTLGILGAGRVGLVLARLAADAGMTVLLAGSGDPALIRSSAQGVGAVALTAREIAEQADAVILALPLGKHRTIPADALRGKLVIDAMNYWWGSDGIRPEFDDLRTTTSEIVQAHLPDARVVKALSHMGYHDLEDDSRPAGSPDRKAIAIAGDDPADLETVAQLVDALGFDPVVAGPLSAGIMLEPGAEAFGADVDAVELRAMLDRFPTSQRGIRVARARDGH